From Anopheles darlingi chromosome 2, idAnoDarlMG_H_01, whole genome shotgun sequence, the proteins below share one genomic window:
- the LOC125960195 gene encoding cytosolic 10-formyltetrahydrofolate dehydrogenase: MGDPVGNGKANGCHNTNGQRMEDLKIAIIGQSNFAAEVLELLLERDHLVVGVFTIADKGNREDVLATTARQHRIPVFKFPAWRRKGVPIPEVLEKYRSVGANLNVLPFCSQFIPMEVIDGASYGSICYHPSILPLHRGASAIAWTLIDGDERAGFTIFWADDGLDTGPILLQKQCPVYSDDTLDTLYKRFLYPEGVTAMGEAVDMIAAGTAPKIPQTEIGASYDPALFREENQYLNLNRRALDIFNFIRGLDSVPGALAIIETEDGAEVPVRLFGASLSARRSLANGKPIHFKGAPGEAYVTKEGIFINGTDDQLVKVKRLKRGNKMIQASQWFEQVDAKPIPLELTEKEQEVETTLRSIWKSILKVEIEGETDFFACGAGSMDVVRLVEEVKDTLEVPVSNETLFMAPAYGEFLQVIVTLLRRADGNREQGIDGDRSGPTFATTTFKHVLLKANKREIRVPTQLFINGHFVDAECGKTLPIVNPSTEQVLCEVAAASKNDVNAAIESADEAFRTVWCASVSARERGQLMYRLADLMEQHKEELATIEAIDSGAVYTLALKTHVGMSIDAWRYYAGWADKIEGTTIPVSPAKPNHVLTFTKREPIGVCALITPWNYPLMMLSWKMAACIAAGNTVVIKPAQVCPLTALKFAELTVRAGFPPGVINVVTGTGSLAGQALADHPLVRKLGFTGSTPIGKRIMTSCAESNIKKCSMELGGKSPLVIFADCDLEKAVRLGMSSVFFNKGENCIAAGRLFVEDRIHDEFVRKVIKGIRTMKIGDPLDRATAHGPQNHLAHLQKLQEYCGIGVKEGATLVYGGRRVPNMKGLFFEPTIFTDVEDHMYIAQEESFGPIMVISKFHASDFDALVARANNTEYGLASGVFTKDLQKAMRFAEKVEAGTVFVNTYNKTDVAAPFGGFKQSGFGKDLGKEALNEYLKTKCVTIEY; the protein is encoded by the exons ATGGGTGATCCAGTAGGCAATGGCAAGGCGAACGGTTGCCAT AACACCAACGGGCAAAGGATGGAGGATCTGAAGATCGCCATCATTGGCCAAAGCAACTTCGCCGCCGAAGTGCTAGAGTTGCTGCTCGAGCGAGACCACCTCGTGGTCGGTGTGTTCACGATCGCCGACAAGGGTAATCGGGAGGATGTGCTAGCGACCACCGCCCGTCAACATCGCATACCGGTATTCAAGTTCCCTGCCTGGCGTCGCAAAGGTGTCCCGATACCGGAGGTCCTGGAAAAGTATCGCTCGGTTGGGGCCAACCTGAACGTGCTCCCGTTCTGCAGCCAGTTCATACCGATGGAGGTGATCGATGGTGCCTCGTACGGTAGTATCTGCTACCATCCGTCCATACTGCCCCTGCACCGTGGTGCCAGTGCGATCGCCTGGACGCTAATCGACGGTGATGAGCGAGCCGGTTTTACGATCTTCTGGGCGGACGATGGTCTCGACACGGGACCGATCCTGCTCCAGAAGCAGTGCCCCGTCTACAGTGACGATACGCTCGATACACTGTACAAGCGTTTCCTCTATCCGGAAGGTGTGACGGCAATGGGTGAAGCGGTCGATATGATAGCCGCCGGTACGGCACCAAAGATCCCCCAGACGGAGATCGGTGCCAGCTACGATCCGGCCCTGTTCCGCGAGGAGAACCAGTATCTGAATTTGAACAGGCGAGCTCTCGACATTTTCAACTTTATCCGCGGCCTAGACTCGGTACCCGGTGCACTAGCGATCATCGAAACCGAGGACGGTGCCGAAGTGCCGGTCCGTCTTTTCGGTGCCTCACTGAGCGCACGGCGAAGTCTGGCCAATGGGAAACCGATCCATTTCAAGGGTGCCCCCGGGGAGGCCTACGTCACGAAGGAGGGCATCTTCATCAACGGTACCGATGATCagctggtgaaggtgaagcgGCTTAAGCGAGGCAATAAGATGATCCAGGCGAGCCAATGGTTCGAACAGGTCGACGCCAAACCGATCCCACTCGAGCTGACCGAGAAGGAACAGGAGGTGGAAACGACGCTTCGCTCGATCTGGAAATCGATCCTCAAGGTGGAGATCGAAGGTGAGACGGACTTTTTTGCCTGCGGTGCCGGTTCGATGGATGTGGTCCGATTGGTGGAGGAAGTGAAGGATACGCTCGAGGTGCCGGTCAGCAACGAAACCCTCTTCATGGCACCGGCCTACGGTGAGTTCCTGCAGGTGATAGTGACACTGCTGCGCCGAGCCGATGGCAACCGGGAACAGGGAATCGACGGTGACCGGAGTGGACccaccttcgccaccaccaccttcaagCACGTGTTGCTGAAAGCTAACAAACGCGAGATCCGCGTTCCAACGCAGCTCTTCATCAATGGCCACTTCGTGGATGCCGAGTGCGGCAAAACGTTACCGATCGTGAATCCTTCCACGGAGCAGGTGCTCTGTGAGGTAGCGGCCGCCTCCAAGAACGACGTCAACGCGGCCATCGAGAGTGCCGACGAGGCGTTCCGTACCGTGTGGTGTGCGAGTGTTTCGGCACGCGAACGGGGCCAGCTGATGTACCGGTTGGCCGATCTGATGGAGCAACACAAGGAGGAACTGGCGacgatcgaagcgatcgaCTCCGGTGCCGTGTATACGCTAGCGTTGAAAACGCACGTCGGTATGTCGATCGATGCCTGGCGCTACTATGCCGGTTGGGCGGACAAAATCGAGGGCACCACGATACCGGTCAGTCCCGCCAAACCGAACCACGTGCTGACGTTTACGAAACGGGAACCGATCGGTGTGTGCGCCTTGATCACGCCCTGGAACTatccgctgatgatgctgtccTGGAAGATGGCGGCCTGTATTGCCGCCGGTAACACCGTGGTCATCAAACCGGCCCAGGTATGCCCGCTGACCGCGCTCAAGTTTGCCGAGCTAACCGTGCGCGCTGGATTTCCACCCGGGGTCATTAACGTTGTGACCGGTACTGGGTCGCTGGCGGGCCAAGCACTGGCCGACCATCCGTTGGTAAGGAAGCTGGGCTTTACCGGTTCAACACCGATCGGGAAACGCATCATGACGTCCTGCGCCGAGTCAAACATTAAAAAGTGCTCGATGGAGCTGGGCGGCAAATCGCCGCTCGTCATCTTCGCCGATTGCGATCTCGAGAAGGCCGTCCGGCTCGGGATGTCTTCGGTGTTTTTTAACAAGGGCGAAAATTGTATAGCCGCAGGCCGGCTCTTTGTAGAGGATCGCATTCACGACGAGTTTGTCCGGAAGGTGATCAAGGGCATCCGGACGATGAAGATCGGTGATCCGCTCGATCGAGCCACGGCCCATGGGCCGCAGAACCATCTGGCACATTTGCAGAAACTCCAGGAGTACTGTGGGATCGGGGTGAAGGAGGGTGCCACGCTGGTGTACGGTGGTAGGCGGGTGCCCAACATGAAGGGACTGTTCTTTGAACCGACCATCTTTACCGACGTCGAGGATCACATGTACATTGCGCAAGAGGAATCCTTCGGTCCGATCATGGTCATCTCCAAGTTCCATGCAAGCGACTTTGATGCGCTGGTGGCACGGGCCAACAACACGGAGTATGGACTGGCGAGCGGTGTGTTCACGAAGGATCTGCAGAAGGCGATGAGGTTTGCGGAGAAAGTCGAAGCCGGTACGGTGTTTGTGAACACGTACAACAAGACGGATGTGGCCGCGCCGTTCGGTGGTTTCAAGCAGAGTGGATTTGGCAAAGATTTAG GAAAGGAAGCGTTGAACGAATACCTGAAGACGAAATGCGTGACTATCGAGTACTGA
- the LOC125960203 gene encoding sodium channel protein Nach-like, with amino-acid sequence MQRITFKGLAQRVVQKNKGSVDARQSRRRFNYRGWFVKQLQDLCNVTALHGYSQIVRSGYSAIERTVWSCAVVASTICAITLLMISWSWNVETPTVTVTESTNYPTWNIPFPAVTVCPLNRISATAALARATTMKRPDQNLTDGELAELFRLYLHVSGLGQSDPVRYRRLHEILQLNNLEIPQLVGEFTPSCSKMIERCLWKGTQWRCDNLFQLVNSTEGLCCSFNYYGLLKDNYPKKITVSIPKEPRRVMASGYQTGLSMLLQPFVEDYHATDVAAYGFKVMIHSSYDFPDNDAEIMLVVAGTESFVTINPTVTYATPDAMGLDPAVRNCFGRTEHRLTVLQRYSYVNCMVECRAATIYNKCGCLPFNLPNNGSLKNCEMKDMECVVRARDLYLSAIPLMNSTVARVLYRRGMESPCGCLPACDKIQYTADMVTGTMNRSYSYNAISFFKDIELKNHSLVHVYMAGLTATHFRMDIYQDSLGTLASFGGILGLFLGFSIITGFEVIYFFTIRLLFDIFTNKPQR; translated from the exons ATGCAGAGAATAACCTTCAAAGGGCTTGCCCAACGGGTGGTACAGAAGAATAAGGGATCGGTTGATGCACGGCAATCCCGCCGCAGGTTCAACTATCGGGGATGGTTCGTGAAGCAGCTACAGGATCTGTGCAATGTGACGGCCCTCCACGGTTACAGCCAGATCGTACGCAGTGGTTACAGTGCGATCGAGCGTACCGTCTGGTCCTGTGCCGTCGTAGCGTCAACCATCTGTGCCATCACGCTGCTCATGATCTCGTGGTCCTGGAATGTGGAAACACCGACCGTTACG GTGACGGAATCGACGAACTATCCCACCTGGAATATCCCGTTTCCGGCGGTGACGGTTTGTCCGCTGAACCGAATCTCGGCCACGGCTGCACTGGCCCGTGCCACCACGATGAAACGCCCCGATCAGAATCTGACGGATGGTGAGCTGGCCGAACTTTTCCGGCTGTATCTGCACGTGTCGGGACTGGGACAGAGTGATCCCGTGCGGTATCGCCGATTGCACGAGATACTGCAGTTGAACAATCTGGAAATACCGCAGCTGGTGGGGGAGTTTACGCCATCGTGTAGCAAGATGATTGAGCGCTGCCTCTGGAAGGGTACCCAGTGGCGGTGCGATAATCTGTTTCAGCTGGTCAACAGTACTGAGGGGTTGTGCTGTTCGTTCAACTACTACGGACTGTTGAAGGATAACTACCCGAAGAAGATCACCGTGAGTATTCCGAAGGAACCGAGGCGTGTGATGGCAAGTGGCTATCAGACGGGGCTGTCGATGTTGTTGCAACCGTTCGTTGAAGATTACCATGCGACCGATGTGGCCGCGTACGGGTTTAAGGTGATGATACACAGTTCGTACGATTTCCCGGATAACGATGCGGAGATAATGTTGGTGGTCGCGGGGACGGAATCATTCGTTACGATTAACCCAACGGTAACGTACGCTACCCCCGATGCCATGGGACTGGATCCGGCAGTACGGAATTGTTTTGGGCGGACCGAACATCGGTTGACGGTGTTGCAGCGCTATTCGTACGTTAACTGCATGGTGGAGTGTCGTGCGGCCACGATCTACAACAAGTGCGGTTGTCTGCCCTTTAATCTGCCCAACAATGGATCGCTCAAGAACTGTGAAATGAAGGACATGGAGTGTGTAGTACGGGCGCGTGATCTCTATCTGAGCGCGATACCGCTTATGAATAGTACGGTGGCACGTGTGCTGTACAGAAGAGGGATGGAATCACCCTGTGGATGTTTGCCGGCCTGCGACAAGATACAGTATACGGCGGACATGGTAACCGGGACCATGAATCGGAGCTATTCCTACAATGCGATCTCGTTTTT TAAGGATATCGAGCTGAAAAATCATAGCTTGGTGCATGTGTATATGGCCGGTCTAACGGCTACGCACTTTCGCATGGACATCTATCAAGATTCACTCGGGACTTTAG caTCCTTTGGCGGTATACTGGGACTGTTCCTGGGGTTCAGCATCATAACGGGATTCGAGGTGATCTACTTCTTCACCATCCGTCTGCTGTTTGATATTTTCACCAATAAGCCACAGCGTTAG